A single Negativicutes bacterium DNA region contains:
- a CDS encoding NUDIX hydrolase, which yields MDSLNCTVLATKTQLRTAIFRVEQKTVEDARGHRYERSVVEKGPAVVLIPIDAAGNVLLVRQWRAGTEQIMLELPAGVMEAGELPQTAAQREIREETGLRSANLLLLAASYVSPGYSSERFYFFLARELTADPLPCDEDEILDLVKLPLAAARQNPAIRQDSKTWLGILAAWDYLTNAEGGRGRRLPGRVFKRSPSYVPIRRQRKP from the coding sequence ATGGATTCACTGAATTGCACAGTCTTAGCAACTAAGACGCAGCTGCGGACAGCGATTTTTCGCGTGGAACAGAAAACGGTCGAGGATGCCCGGGGACATCGCTACGAGCGGTCTGTCGTCGAAAAAGGACCGGCAGTGGTTCTGATTCCAATCGATGCCGCGGGCAACGTCCTGTTGGTCAGACAATGGCGCGCCGGAACGGAACAGATTATGCTGGAATTGCCTGCCGGTGTGATGGAAGCAGGTGAATTGCCGCAAACGGCAGCCCAGCGGGAAATCAGGGAAGAGACCGGTCTGCGCAGCGCTAATTTGCTGCTGTTGGCCGCAAGTTATGTCTCGCCCGGCTATAGCAGCGAACGTTTTTATTTCTTTCTGGCGCGCGAATTGACTGCCGATCCGCTGCCCTGCGATGAAGATGAGATCCTGGATCTGGTCAAACTGCCGCTTGCCGCGGCCCGGCAAAATCCGGCGATCCGTCAGGACAGCAAGACCTGGCTGGGTATTCTGGCAGCCTGGGATTATCTGACAAACGCCGAAGGCGGACGTGGAAGACGACTGCCGGGCCGTGTTTTCAAAAGATCGCCGTCCTATGTTCCCATCAGGCGGCAGAGGAAACCCTGA